Proteins encoded within one genomic window of Anopheles gambiae chromosome 3, idAnoGambNW_F1_1, whole genome shotgun sequence:
- the LOC1275496 gene encoding CD63 antigen has protein sequence MASERYELNMSMKCVKYMIFVISITFAVVAAMLLSMAVAIGNLFDDFQNFIDSHFFVPPNLLIAIGIILLVIALFGCVGALKESTAMINIYGALLLIVFVLQLAAAITAFVLRGQVSMMVRQKIFDSMGDYKQQDGYRNPIDTLQNTLECCGVDGFSDWAQFLPSDGTVMEYPETCCAAPPVNGECMPREYGCYSRLSWLISQGSVLIATGTVAVAFVQVLGAVCAFMLASAIRRAKTLRATRRWHLQQSLGIMTKPIETQYTGMEKSETNVDPDKYLPTSPSVN, from the exons GTTGTGGCCGCAATGCTCCTGTCGATGGCCGTCGCCATCGGCAATCTGTTCGATGATTTCCAAAACTTCATCGATTCACACTTCTTCGTGCCGCCGAATCTGCTCATCGCGATCGGCATCATCCTGCTGGTGATCGCCCTGTTCGGGTGTGTCGGTGCGCTCAAGGAAAGCACAGCGATGATCAACATT TACGGTGCATTGCTGCTGATCGTGTTTGTGCTACAGCTGGCCGCTGCCATCACGGCGTTTGTGCTGCGTGGTCAGGTATCGATGATGGTGCGCCAAAAGATCTTCGATTCGATGGGCGATTACAAGCAGCAGGATGGCTATCGCAATCCGATCGACACGTTGCAGAACACG CTCGAATGTTGCGGTGTCGATGGATTCAGTGACTGGGCCCAGTTCCTGCCGTCCGACGGCACGGTAATGGAGTACCCGGAAACGTGCTGTGCGGCACCACCGGTCAACGGGGAGTGTATGCCACGCGAATACGGCTGCTACTCGCGCCTCTCCTGGCTCATCTCGCAGGGTTCGGTACTGATCGCGACCGGTACGGTGGCAGTGGCCTTCGTCCAGGTGCTCGGTGCCGTCTGTGCGTTCATGCTGGCCAGTGCGATTCGTCGCGCGAAGACTCTGCGTGCTACCCGACGCTGGCATCTGCAGCAGAGCCTTGGCATCATGACCAAGCCGATCGAGACGCAGTACACCGGGATGGAAAAGTCGGAAACTAACGTTGATCCGGACAAGTATCTGCCCACAAGCCCGAGCGTTAACTAA